From Vigna unguiculata cultivar IT97K-499-35 chromosome 5, ASM411807v1, whole genome shotgun sequence, the proteins below share one genomic window:
- the LOC114185344 gene encoding ras-related protein RABA1b has translation MAGYRADDDYDYLFKVVLIGDSGVGKSNLLSRFTKNEFNLESKSTIGVEFATRTLNVDSKVIKAQIWDTAGQERYRAITSAYYRGAVGALLVYDVTRHATFENVDRWLKELRNHTDANIVVMLVGNKSDLRHLVAVTTEDGKSYAEKESLYFMETSALEATNVENAFAEVLTQIYRIVSKKAVEGAENGTASVPAKGEKIDLKNDVSALKRVGCCSS, from the exons ATGGCGGGTTACAGAGCCGACGACGATTACGACTACCTCTTCAAGGTTGTCCTCATCGGGGACTCCGGCGTCGGCAAGTCCAACCTCCTTTCTCGCTTCACCAAGAACGAGTTCAACTTGGAGTCCAAGTCCACCATTGGGGTCGAGTTCGCTACTCGCACCTTGAACGTCGATTCCAAAGTCATCAAGGCCCAGATCTGGGACACCGCAGGCCAAGAAAG GTATCGTGCAATCACCAGTGCTTACTACCGCGGCGCAGTGGGTGCGCTTCTGGTGTACGATGTGACTCGCCATGCAACATTTGAGAATGTTGACAGATGGCTGAAAGAACTGAGAAACCACACAGATGCGAACATTGTGGTGATGCTTGTTGGAAACAAATCAGACCTTCGGCACCTGGTAGCAGTTACAACAGAAGATGGAAAGTCATATGCTGAGAAAGAATCACTTTACTTCATGGAAACCTCAGCTCTTGAGGCCACCAATGTAGAGAATGCATTTGCTGAAGTTCTGACTCAAATCTACCGCATTGTTAGCAAGAAAGCAGTAGAGGGTGCCGAGAATGGAACTGCATCTGTGCCTGCAAAAGGGGAGAAAATTGACCTCAAAAATGATGTCTCTGCTTTGAAGAGAGTTGGATGCTGCTCAAGCTGA
- the LOC114183844 gene encoding pathogen-related protein produces the protein MAKDRYRSFLHDEPDNIEWRHGGPPTYDVVNKLFEEGRTKEWPEGSLEETVQNAIKSYEMELSHKTRLLDFKTINPQKFKLFVNGREGLSGEETLKLGSYNALLQSSLPEDLQPYKADKESFESSHEIFRSAFPRGFAWEVIKVYSGPPEISFKFRHWGFFEGPYKGHAPTGKMVQFYGIGTLKVDDSLKVEEVEFFYDPAELFGGLLSGKNPNNPIEDDGNKASPTSQCPFSN, from the exons ATGGCCAAAGACAGGTACAGATCTTTCTTGCATGATGAACCTGATAACATAGAGTGGAGACATGGTGGTCCTCCCACTTATGATGTTGTTAACAAGCTTTTTGAAGAAGGAAGAACCAAG GAATGGCCAGAAGGATCATTGGAAGAGACAGTGCAAAATGCTATCAAATCATATGAGATGGAGCTCTCACACAAGACCCGTTTGCTGGATTTCAAGACAATAAACCCTCAGAAGTTCAAGCTATTTGTCAATG GGAGGGAGGGATTATCTGGAGAGGAAACTCTGAAGCTGGGAAGTTATAATGCTTTGTTGCAAAGTTCTCTGCCAGAAGATCTGCAGCCTTACAAAGCTGATAAAGAGAGTTTTGAATCATCTCATGAAATCTTCAGATCAGCTTTTCCTAGAGGTTTTGCTTGGGAGGTGATAAAAGTTTACAGTGGACCTCCTGAAATTTCCTTCAAGTTTAGGCACTGGGGGTTCTTTGAAGGCCCTTATAAGGGACATGCCCCTACTGGGAAGATGGTCCAATTCTATGGCATCGGAACTCTTAAG GTGGATGACTCTTTGAAAGTTGAAGAGGTGGAATTTTTCTATGACCCAGCTGAGTTATTCGGAGGCCTTCTATCAGGGAAGAACCCAAATAACCCCATAGAGGATGATGGCAACAAAGCTTCACCAACTTCACAATGTCCTTTCTCCAACTAG